In one window of Arachis ipaensis cultivar K30076 chromosome B06, Araip1.1, whole genome shotgun sequence DNA:
- the LOC110263829 gene encoding uncharacterized protein LOC110263829: MILVKVLKIEIDIPTSKRRRFDPKKKKTQTGRSRTHPLSLLSHYSIFTKSQTEPYQSKYPPEALAATFSIIDLLSLATGGTDRVCVFVFKLKLPLRALSPSMLLRPSPWVVAALLLSVGRRCSLLAVGHRCSAPHRFCCRPFSSPLILGA; this comes from the exons ATGATACTtgtcaaggttctgaaaatcgaaatAGACATACCG ActtcaaaacggcgtcgttttgatcctaaaaaaaaaaaaacccaaacgGGCAGAAGCAGAACTCACcccctctcccttctctctcactATTCAATATTCACAAAATCTCAAACTGAACCCTATCAAAGCAAATATCCACCAGAAGCCCTAGCCGCCACCTTCTCCATCATTGATCTCCTCTCTTTGGCCACCGGCGGGACAGaccgtgtgtgtgtgtttgtgttcAAGCTCAAGCTCCCTCTTCGAGCTCTCTCGCCGTCGATGCTTCTTCGCCCCTCACCGTGGGTCGTCGCTGCTTTGCTCCTCTCCGTGGGTCGTCGCTGCTCCCTCCTCGCCGTGGGTCATCGCTGCTCCGCTCCTCACCGTTTTTGCTGTCGCCCCTTCTCTTCTCCTCTGATTTTAG GGGCATAG
- the LOC107605017 gene encoding uncharacterized protein LOC107605017 isoform X1 translates to MVCVYSLSHFDATIPPSSFLGSSVSFPTTHVVSNHKFSILSMTIKRSPKRLKYTAPRFTKEDGLVYIEADPSGSDTWKLEPVVNLLKEGAVGVIPTDTLYAIACDLRCQSAIERLRRIKNIEPSKPLSILCHSFRDIDKFTTGFPRGDGQGHANLFKVVKHYLPGPYTFILMASKELPKQCIRVGTSSAKYASRKNVGVRMPDDAICQAILKEMDSPLICTSIKSLKEDEWMIDPVMIADTYGPEGLDFVVDGGVRVADPSTVVDMTKIPPRVLREGKVEFVKVVLFYHGWFWKMIRKLMLIKISYRLQFER, encoded by the exons ATGGTTTGTGTTTACAGCCTCTCTCATTTTGACGCAACAATTCCTCCCTCTTCATTCCTCGGTTCCTCCGTGTCGTTTCCAACCACTCATGTCGTTTCCAACCACAAGTTCTCGATACTATCAATGACTATTAAGCGAAGCCCTAAGCGTCTCAAATACACCGCTCCTCGTTTCACCAAG GAGGATGGGTTGGTGTACATTGAAGCTGATCCATCAGGCTCCGACACGTGGAAATTGGAACCAGTTGTTAATCTCTTGAAAGAAGGTGCTGTTGGTGTTATCCCTACCGATACCCT ATATGCTATAGCATGTGACTTGAGATGCCAATCAGCTATTGAACGACTTCGTAG AATCAAGAATATAGAACCTTCTAAG CCTCTTAGCATCTTATGCCACTCGTTTCGGGACATAGACAAATTTACCACTGGATTTCCTCGTGGTGATGGTCAAGGCCATGCAAATTTATTCAAAGTAGTTAAGCATTACTTGCCTGGTCCA TACACTTTCATCTTAATGGCAAGCAAAGAATTACCTAAGCAGTGTATAAGGGTTGGGACTTCATCTGCTAAATATGCATCAAGGAAAAATGTGGGTGTTCGTATGCCTGATGATGCCATTTGTCAAGCAATACTTAAGGAGATGGATTCACCATTAATATGTACAAG CATCAAGTCTCTGAAGGAAGATGAGTGGATGATTGATCCAGTTATGATAGCTGATACATATGGACCAGAG GGTCTTGATTTCGTCGTTGATGGTGGTGTACGAGTGGCTGATCCATCCACAGTGGTTGACATGACAAAAATTCCTCCCAGAGTCCTTCGCGAAGGAAAGGTAGAATTTGTAAAAGT GGTCCTATTCTACCATGGATGGTTTTGGAAGATGATCAGAAAGCTGATGTTGATAAAGATCTCATACCGGCTGCAATTTGAAAGATAA
- the LOC107605017 gene encoding uncharacterized protein LOC107605017 isoform X2 produces the protein MVCVYSLSHFDATIPPSSFLGSSVSFPTTHVVSNHKFSILSMTIKRSPKRLKYTAPRFTKEDGLVYIEADPSGSDTWKLEPVVNLLKEGAVGVIPTDTLYAIACDLRCQSAIERLRRIKNIEPSKPLSILCHSFRDIDKFTTGFPRGDGQGHANLFKVVKHYLPGPYTFILMASKELPKQCIRVGTSSAKYASRKNVGVRMPDDAICQAILKEMDSPLICTSIKSLKEDEWMIDPVMIADTYGPEGLDFVVDGGVRVADPSTVVDMTKIPPRVLREGKGPILPWMVLEDDQKADVDKDLIPAAI, from the exons ATGGTTTGTGTTTACAGCCTCTCTCATTTTGACGCAACAATTCCTCCCTCTTCATTCCTCGGTTCCTCCGTGTCGTTTCCAACCACTCATGTCGTTTCCAACCACAAGTTCTCGATACTATCAATGACTATTAAGCGAAGCCCTAAGCGTCTCAAATACACCGCTCCTCGTTTCACCAAG GAGGATGGGTTGGTGTACATTGAAGCTGATCCATCAGGCTCCGACACGTGGAAATTGGAACCAGTTGTTAATCTCTTGAAAGAAGGTGCTGTTGGTGTTATCCCTACCGATACCCT ATATGCTATAGCATGTGACTTGAGATGCCAATCAGCTATTGAACGACTTCGTAG AATCAAGAATATAGAACCTTCTAAG CCTCTTAGCATCTTATGCCACTCGTTTCGGGACATAGACAAATTTACCACTGGATTTCCTCGTGGTGATGGTCAAGGCCATGCAAATTTATTCAAAGTAGTTAAGCATTACTTGCCTGGTCCA TACACTTTCATCTTAATGGCAAGCAAAGAATTACCTAAGCAGTGTATAAGGGTTGGGACTTCATCTGCTAAATATGCATCAAGGAAAAATGTGGGTGTTCGTATGCCTGATGATGCCATTTGTCAAGCAATACTTAAGGAGATGGATTCACCATTAATATGTACAAG CATCAAGTCTCTGAAGGAAGATGAGTGGATGATTGATCCAGTTATGATAGCTGATACATATGGACCAGAG GGTCTTGATTTCGTCGTTGATGGTGGTGTACGAGTGGCTGATCCATCCACAGTGGTTGACATGACAAAAATTCCTCCCAGAGTCCTTCGCGAAGGAAAG GGTCCTATTCTACCATGGATGGTTTTGGAAGATGATCAGAAAGCTGATGTTGATAAAGATCTCATACCGGCTGCAATTTGA
- the LOC107605017 gene encoding uncharacterized protein LOC107605017 isoform X3, whose amino-acid sequence MVCVYSLSHFDATIPPSSFLGSSVSFPTTHVVSNHKFSILSMTIKRSPKRLKYTAPRFTKEDGLVYIEADPSGSDTWKLEPVVNLLKEGAVGVIPTDTLYAIACDLRCQSAIERLRRIKNIEPSKPLSILCHSFRDIDKFTTGFPRGDGQGHANLFKVVKHYLPGPYTFILMASKELPKQCIRVGTSSAKYASRKNVGVRMPDDAICQAILKEMDSPLICTSIKSLKEDEWMIDPVMIADTYGPEVSNIHLWS is encoded by the exons ATGGTTTGTGTTTACAGCCTCTCTCATTTTGACGCAACAATTCCTCCCTCTTCATTCCTCGGTTCCTCCGTGTCGTTTCCAACCACTCATGTCGTTTCCAACCACAAGTTCTCGATACTATCAATGACTATTAAGCGAAGCCCTAAGCGTCTCAAATACACCGCTCCTCGTTTCACCAAG GAGGATGGGTTGGTGTACATTGAAGCTGATCCATCAGGCTCCGACACGTGGAAATTGGAACCAGTTGTTAATCTCTTGAAAGAAGGTGCTGTTGGTGTTATCCCTACCGATACCCT ATATGCTATAGCATGTGACTTGAGATGCCAATCAGCTATTGAACGACTTCGTAG AATCAAGAATATAGAACCTTCTAAG CCTCTTAGCATCTTATGCCACTCGTTTCGGGACATAGACAAATTTACCACTGGATTTCCTCGTGGTGATGGTCAAGGCCATGCAAATTTATTCAAAGTAGTTAAGCATTACTTGCCTGGTCCA TACACTTTCATCTTAATGGCAAGCAAAGAATTACCTAAGCAGTGTATAAGGGTTGGGACTTCATCTGCTAAATATGCATCAAGGAAAAATGTGGGTGTTCGTATGCCTGATGATGCCATTTGTCAAGCAATACTTAAGGAGATGGATTCACCATTAATATGTACAAG CATCAAGTCTCTGAAGGAAGATGAGTGGATGATTGATCCAGTTATGATAGCTGATACATATGGACCAGAGGTATCAAACATTCATTTAT GGTCTTGA